One stretch of Macrotis lagotis isolate mMagLag1 chromosome 7, bilby.v1.9.chrom.fasta, whole genome shotgun sequence DNA includes these proteins:
- the LOC141492821 gene encoding transmembrane protein 139-like isoform X9 codes for MESRMLGFFIPIDSCLWRKGAQPGAMFPVQGWGRLVKLLTLLCCASMLLGFALLELLPNVKPAAYFLLILGGLLLLICLLFCFMEWGLLAMRRDTTGALSSTRDNAAFEAPSYEEAVISTQAPNSDLGEPPPYSTVIPSRLQEEESNHLAGFRRGRSEGTITQRRGSLGFPISLQLRGHLIGSETPPAQSRKCLEPLTPPPAYDNIFNNDSVFYEEDRTPP; via the exons GAGCCCAGCCAGGGGCAATGTTTCCAGTCCAAGGGTGGGGGAGACTGGTGAAGCTATTGACCCTCTTATGCTGTGCCTCCATGCTCCTGGGGTTCGCCCTGTTAGAACTGCTGCCCAATGTCAAACCTGCTGCTTATTTCTTACTCATCTTAGGTGGCCTCCTTCTTCTTATCTGCCTCCTGTTTTGCTTCATGGAATGGGGGCTCCTGGCAATGCGGAGAGATACCACTGGAGCTTTGAGCTCAACAAG GGACAATGCAGCCTTTGAAGCACCAAGCTATGAGGAAGCCGTGATATCAACTCAGGCCCCCAATTCAGATTTAGGTGAGCCCCCACCCTACAGCACTGTGATTCCCTCTCGACTTCAGGAAGAGGAATCTAACCATTTGGCAGGATTCAGGCGTGGAAGGTCAGAAGGTACAATAACCCAGAGAAGAGGCTCTTTGGGCTTTCCAATCAGTCTCCAGCTTCGGGGACACCTAATAGGGTCTGAAACACCCCCAGCGCAAAGCCGGAAATGTTTGGAGCCTCTTACTCCACCCCCAGCATATGACAATATTTTCAATAATGACAGTGTATTCTATGAGGAGGACCGGACACCTCCCTAA